One window of Microtus pennsylvanicus isolate mMicPen1 chromosome X, mMicPen1.hap1, whole genome shotgun sequence genomic DNA carries:
- the Tceal3 gene encoding transcription elongation factor A protein-like 3, which yields MEKLRDENEGKLEKEGKPEVEVESDDEEKSDGEEKPDKKAKPAREGKLEEAKPDEQGQAQDEGKSEKQGKSEGEDKRQGEGKHDSQAKPASEARAAEKRPAEDYVPRKAKRKTDRSTEDSPKNSQEDFQGRHVSSEEMMRECADVARAQEELRKRQKMGGFPWLPRDAAQDALVPRGQRGVRGVRGGGGRGQRGLHDIPYL from the coding sequence ATGGAAAAACTCCGCGATGAAAACGAAGGGAAGCTGGAAAAGGAGGGAAAGCCAGAAGTTGAAGTAGAGTCTGACGATGAAGAAAAGTCGGATGGGGAAGAGAAGCCCGACAAGAAAGCAAAGCCAGCACGCGAGGGCAAGCTAGAGGAGGCAAAGCCAGATGAGCAGGGACAAGCACAGGATGAGGGGAAGTCAGAAAAGCAGGGGAAGTCTGAAGGGGAGGACAAGCGCCAAGGGGAGGGCAAGCATGATTCCCAGGCAAAGCCAGCCAGCGAGGCGCGGGCCGCAGAAAAGCGCCCTGCTGAAGATTACGTGCCGCGGAAAGCCAAGCGAAAAACAGATAGGAGCACAGAGGATTCTCCCAAGAACTCCCAGGAGGACTTCCAGGGCAGGCATGTCAGCAGTGAGGAGATGATGAGAGAGTGTGCAGATGTGGCAAGGGCGCAGGAAGAgctgaggaagaggcagaaaatggGAGGTTTTCCCTGGTTGCCAAGAGATGCTGCGCAGGATGCTCTAGTCCCCCGGGGACAACGGGGAGTCAGGGGAGTGAGGGGCGGAGGAGGCAGGGGCCAGAGGGGCCTACATGACATCCCGTACCTTTAA